A genomic segment from Oncorhynchus clarkii lewisi isolate Uvic-CL-2024 chromosome 12, UVic_Ocla_1.0, whole genome shotgun sequence encodes:
- the LOC139420964 gene encoding zinc finger protein 239-like isoform X1: protein MTKLQLLNAYLTERLTVVVREILDVVGDTVAEYREETARTKRENESAKRQNESLRRQLRDILLLAETDWRSTSLSLSGQQQLCEQEWNMTQSPSQEHDPEPLQQSQVNRRGLQTQSQANTRGLQTQSQVNTRGLQTQSQVNTRGLQTQSQVVLGKDGGLTGPNQGHTETVRVEEKPSPEEAIPKTEHNSDPEPKGIGNASSLAPSLFSSNAHCATTTEAAKAEMPVLRTEGKTSAPIDPIQGRIKMEPKECDVTVNLTNHEPQSSLDYTGRPITRLPHNHELSGDTGFKDLPDMDISKLHNTPVHDQQTYETEPGPKDRVLPYDESNNFTPTDHQEGRPHRCTRCGESFSQAASLHLHLQYKKPYACDWCCKSFAQSADLRRHHRIHTGERPHRCSWCSKSFTQRGNLRRHLRIHTGERPYSCPYCHRTFSDGDTMKKHKRTHSGEKPYRCVQCPKSFTVASGLRVHLNTHLTDAGQLIT, encoded by the exons ATGACCAAATTGCAGCTGTTGAATGCTTACCTGACAGAACGTTTAACGGTAGTGGTGCGGGAGATTCTGGACGTGGTCGGGGACACAGTGGCCGAGTACCGAGAAGAGACGGCTAGGAcgaagagagagaacgaaagcgCGAAGAGACAAAATGAAAGCCTGCGGCGACAGCTCCGGGACATCCTACTTTTGGCGGAGACAGACTGGC GATCCACTAGCCTTTCTCTCTCTGGGCAGCAGCAGCTCTGTGAGCAAGAGTGGAACATGACCCAGAGCCCAAGTCAGGAACATGACCCAGAGCCCCTGCAGCAGAGCCAGGTCAACAGACGAGGGCTACAGACACAGAGCCAGGCCAACACACGAGGGCTACAGACACAGAGCCAGGTCAACACACGAGGGCTACAGACACAGAGCCAGGTCAACACACGAGGGCTACAGACACAGAGCCAGGTAGTATTGGGTAAGGATGGGGGTCTGACAGGACCAAACCAGGGACACACTGAAACAGTCAGAGTAGAAGAGAAGCCCAGTCCAGAGGAGGCAATCCCAAAGACTGAGCACAACTCAGACCCAGAACCCAAGGGTATTGGAAACGCCTCGTCCTTGGCCCCATCTCTGTTCTCCTCCAATGCCCACTGTGCCACAACAACTGAAGCAGCCAAGGCTGAAATGCCAGTCCTTAGGACAGAGGGAAAGACGTCCGCTCCCATCGACCCAATCCAGGGACGGATCAAAATGGAACCCAAGGAATGTGACGTCACAGTGAACCTCACCAACCATGAACCTCAATCCAGTTTAGACTACACAGGTCGTCCTATAACACGACTACCCCACAACCATGAACTCTCAGGCGACACTGGCTTCAAAGACCTTCCAGATATGGACATCTCGAAGCTCCATAACACACCCGTACATGACCAGCAAACGTATGAAACAGAGCCTGGGCCCAAGGACAGGGTGTTGCCATACGACGAGAGTAACAACTTCACCCCCACCGACCACCAGGAGGGACGCCCACACCGCTGCACCCGCTGTGGGGAGAGTTTCAGCCAGGCGGCcagcctccacctccacctccagtACAAGAAGCCCTACGCCTGTGACTGGTGCTGTAAGTCCTTCGCCCAGTCGGCTGACCTGCGGCGCCACCACCGCATCCACACGGGGGAGAGGCCCCACCGCTGCTCCTGGTGCTCCAAGAGCTTTACCCAGAGAGGCAACCTGAGACGGCACCTGAG GATCCACACCGGTGAGAGACCCTACAGCTGCCCCTACTGCCACAGGACCTTCAGCGACGGAGACACCATGAAGAAGCACAAACGGACTCACTCTGGGGAGAAACCCTATCGCTGTGTCCAGTGTCCCAAGAGTTTCACTGTGGCCAGCGGCCTGCGGgtacacctgaacacacacctgACAGATGCAGGGCAGCTCATCACATGA
- the LOC139420967 gene encoding uncharacterized protein, with the protein MTKLQLLNAYLTERLMVAVDEILEVVGGTVSEFEEETARTKRENEVLKRRLREVGLDTGTECSAVSTRPVSLSMSGQHQWSSDQGPDLESTQTQNHMVMNQDKMPATHSQLPTECTEWKSLCNSPHTLSSQQTDTSATTPVVAPLTSASVKRDLDEEDDQLLLPSANPFSSTSCPVDRVVLHYNSEGIKTEPSDTIPTDLGSVSAQMGCGELNPSSDPGPATVETRYTVSDLSADLESVVADSSRYGASASGVPTDLVSASAAMIPDGFFRQIGSDGCVTTGPELDFGDTTSAVGPLTSLFYPGQTRRQPQTNRSTNRGHQQINRSTNNRGQQQTNNRGDQKSHPCPQCGKIFSHVSRLKIHLRIHTGEKPYVCALCGKRFNNDGTLRNHRRVHTELRLYGCPVCGMSFKDAYTCRKHQRVHNGMRPAGGGAHTCSLCGKAFSEAAKLTKHIRTHVSDIG; encoded by the exons ATGACTAAACTACAGCTTTTGAATGCTTACCTCACCGAGCGGTTAATGGTGGCTGTAGATGAGATACTGGAGGTGGTCGGGGGGACAGTGTCAGAATTCGAGGAGGAGACTGCCCGTacgaagagagagaatgaagtcCTAAAACGAAGGTTACGAGAAGTTGGACTCGACACGGGAACGGAATGTTCAGCAG TCTCGACCaggcctgtttctctctctatgtctgggCAGCACCAGTGGAGTTCCGACCAGGGTCCAGACCTTGAGTCTACACAGACCCAGAACCACATGGTAATGAACCAGGATAAGATGCCTGCCACACATAGCCAGCTACCCACAGAGTGCACCGAGTGGAAGAGTCTGTGTAACTCTCCACATACCCTGTCCTCACAACAGACCGATACATCAGCTACCACCCCAGTAGTAGCTCCATTGACTTCAGCGTCCGTGAAAAGGGACTTGGACGAAGAAGACGACCAGCTTCTGCTTCCCTCTGCAAATCCCTTCAGCAGCACATCATGCCCCGTGGACAGAGTGGTTTTACACTATAACTCTGAGGGCATCAAAACAGAGCCTAGTGATACTATCCCTACTGACTTGGGGTCAGTATCTGCTCAGATGGGGTGTGGTGAACTAAACCCCAGTTCGGACCCTGGACCAGCCACTGTTGAAACCAGGTACACTGTTTCAGACCTGAGCGCTGACCTGGAATCAGTGGTTGCAGACAGCAGCAGGTATGGTGCCTCTGCCTCGGGCGTCCCAACTGACCTGGTATCAGCTAGTGCGGCCATGATCCCAGATGGCTTTTTCCGTCAGATTGGCAGCGATGGTTGTGTAACAACAGGGCCAGAACTAGACTTCGGGGACACCACCAGTGCCGTAGGTCCCTTGACCTCCCTGTTCTATCCGGGTCAAACCAGACGTCAACCACAAACAAATAGATCAACAAATAGGGGTCATCAACAAATAAACAGGTCCACAAACAACAGGggtcaacaacaaacaaacaacaggGGGGATCAGAAGTCTCACCCGTGCCCTCAGTGTGGTAAGATATTCAGCCACGTGTCACGCCTCAAGATCCACCTCCGcattcacacaggggagaagccgtaCGTTTGTGCACTGTGTGGCAAGCGATTCAACAACGATGGCACACTGAGGAACCACCGGCGCGTTCACACGGAGCTGCGGCTGTACGGCTGCCCTGTCTGCGGCATGAGCTTCAAGGACGCCTACACGTGTAGGAAGCACCAGCGCGTTCACAATGGAATGCGGCCTGCCGGAGGCGGGGCCCACACCTGCAGCCTGTGTGGCAAGGCTTTCAGTGAGGCAGCCAAGCTGACCAAACACATCAGGACTCATGTGTCGGACATTGGGTGA
- the LOC139420964 gene encoding uncharacterized protein isoform X2, whose protein sequence is MTKLQLLNAYLTERLTVVVREILDVVGDTVAEYREETARTKRENESAKRQNESLRRQLRDILLLAETDWRSTSLSLSGQQQLCEQEWNMTQSPSQEHDPEPLQQSQVNRRGLQTQSQANTRGLQTQSQVVLGKDGGLTGPNQGHTETVRVEEKPSPEEAIPKTEHNSDPEPKGIGNASSLAPSLFSSNAHCATTTEAAKAEMPVLRTEGKTSAPIDPIQGRIKMEPKECDVTVNLTNHEPQSSLDYTGRPITRLPHNHELSGDTGFKDLPDMDISKLHNTPVHDQQTYETEPGPKDRVLPYDESNNFTPTDHQEGRPHRCTRCGESFSQAASLHLHLQYKKPYACDWCCKSFAQSADLRRHHRIHTGERPHRCSWCSKSFTQRGNLRRHLRIHTGERPYSCPYCHRTFSDGDTMKKHKRTHSGEKPYRCVQCPKSFTVASGLRVHLNTHLTDAGQLIT, encoded by the exons ATGACCAAATTGCAGCTGTTGAATGCTTACCTGACAGAACGTTTAACGGTAGTGGTGCGGGAGATTCTGGACGTGGTCGGGGACACAGTGGCCGAGTACCGAGAAGAGACGGCTAGGAcgaagagagagaacgaaagcgCGAAGAGACAAAATGAAAGCCTGCGGCGACAGCTCCGGGACATCCTACTTTTGGCGGAGACAGACTGGC GATCCACTAGCCTTTCTCTCTCTGGGCAGCAGCAGCTCTGTGAGCAAGAGTGGAACATGACCCAGAGCCCAAGTCAGGAACATGACCCAGAGCCCCTGCAGCAGAGCCAGGTCAACAGACGAGGGCTACAGACACAGAGCCAGGCCAACACACGAGGGCTACAGACACAGAGCCAG GTAGTATTGGGTAAGGATGGGGGTCTGACAGGACCAAACCAGGGACACACTGAAACAGTCAGAGTAGAAGAGAAGCCCAGTCCAGAGGAGGCAATCCCAAAGACTGAGCACAACTCAGACCCAGAACCCAAGGGTATTGGAAACGCCTCGTCCTTGGCCCCATCTCTGTTCTCCTCCAATGCCCACTGTGCCACAACAACTGAAGCAGCCAAGGCTGAAATGCCAGTCCTTAGGACAGAGGGAAAGACGTCCGCTCCCATCGACCCAATCCAGGGACGGATCAAAATGGAACCCAAGGAATGTGACGTCACAGTGAACCTCACCAACCATGAACCTCAATCCAGTTTAGACTACACAGGTCGTCCTATAACACGACTACCCCACAACCATGAACTCTCAGGCGACACTGGCTTCAAAGACCTTCCAGATATGGACATCTCGAAGCTCCATAACACACCCGTACATGACCAGCAAACGTATGAAACAGAGCCTGGGCCCAAGGACAGGGTGTTGCCATACGACGAGAGTAACAACTTCACCCCCACCGACCACCAGGAGGGACGCCCACACCGCTGCACCCGCTGTGGGGAGAGTTTCAGCCAGGCGGCcagcctccacctccacctccagtACAAGAAGCCCTACGCCTGTGACTGGTGCTGTAAGTCCTTCGCCCAGTCGGCTGACCTGCGGCGCCACCACCGCATCCACACGGGGGAGAGGCCCCACCGCTGCTCCTGGTGCTCCAAGAGCTTTACCCAGAGAGGCAACCTGAGACGGCACCTGAG GATCCACACCGGTGAGAGACCCTACAGCTGCCCCTACTGCCACAGGACCTTCAGCGACGGAGACACCATGAAGAAGCACAAACGGACTCACTCTGGGGAGAAACCCTATCGCTGTGTCCAGTGTCCCAAGAGTTTCACTGTGGCCAGCGGCCTGCGGgtacacctgaacacacacctgACAGATGCAGGGCAGCTCATCACATGA
- the LOC139420964 gene encoding uncharacterized protein isoform X3: MTKLQLLNAYLTERLTVVVREILDVVGDTVAEYREETARTKRENESAKRQNESLRRQLRDILLLAETDWRSTSLSLSGQQQLCEQEWNMTQSPSQEHDPEPLQQSQVNRRGLQTQSQVNTRGLQTQSQVVLGKDGGLTGPNQGHTETVRVEEKPSPEEAIPKTEHNSDPEPKGIGNASSLAPSLFSSNAHCATTTEAAKAEMPVLRTEGKTSAPIDPIQGRIKMEPKECDVTVNLTNHEPQSSLDYTGRPITRLPHNHELSGDTGFKDLPDMDISKLHNTPVHDQQTYETEPGPKDRVLPYDESNNFTPTDHQEGRPHRCTRCGESFSQAASLHLHLQYKKPYACDWCCKSFAQSADLRRHHRIHTGERPHRCSWCSKSFTQRGNLRRHLRIHTGERPYSCPYCHRTFSDGDTMKKHKRTHSGEKPYRCVQCPKSFTVASGLRVHLNTHLTDAGQLIT; the protein is encoded by the exons ATGACCAAATTGCAGCTGTTGAATGCTTACCTGACAGAACGTTTAACGGTAGTGGTGCGGGAGATTCTGGACGTGGTCGGGGACACAGTGGCCGAGTACCGAGAAGAGACGGCTAGGAcgaagagagagaacgaaagcgCGAAGAGACAAAATGAAAGCCTGCGGCGACAGCTCCGGGACATCCTACTTTTGGCGGAGACAGACTGGC GATCCACTAGCCTTTCTCTCTCTGGGCAGCAGCAGCTCTGTGAGCAAGAGTGGAACATGACCCAGAGCCCAAGTCAGGAACATGACCCAGAGCCCCTGCAGCAGAGCCAGGTCAACAGACGAGGGCTACAGACACAGAGCCAG GTCAACACACGAGGGCTACAGACACAGAGCCAGGTAGTATTGGGTAAGGATGGGGGTCTGACAGGACCAAACCAGGGACACACTGAAACAGTCAGAGTAGAAGAGAAGCCCAGTCCAGAGGAGGCAATCCCAAAGACTGAGCACAACTCAGACCCAGAACCCAAGGGTATTGGAAACGCCTCGTCCTTGGCCCCATCTCTGTTCTCCTCCAATGCCCACTGTGCCACAACAACTGAAGCAGCCAAGGCTGAAATGCCAGTCCTTAGGACAGAGGGAAAGACGTCCGCTCCCATCGACCCAATCCAGGGACGGATCAAAATGGAACCCAAGGAATGTGACGTCACAGTGAACCTCACCAACCATGAACCTCAATCCAGTTTAGACTACACAGGTCGTCCTATAACACGACTACCCCACAACCATGAACTCTCAGGCGACACTGGCTTCAAAGACCTTCCAGATATGGACATCTCGAAGCTCCATAACACACCCGTACATGACCAGCAAACGTATGAAACAGAGCCTGGGCCCAAGGACAGGGTGTTGCCATACGACGAGAGTAACAACTTCACCCCCACCGACCACCAGGAGGGACGCCCACACCGCTGCACCCGCTGTGGGGAGAGTTTCAGCCAGGCGGCcagcctccacctccacctccagtACAAGAAGCCCTACGCCTGTGACTGGTGCTGTAAGTCCTTCGCCCAGTCGGCTGACCTGCGGCGCCACCACCGCATCCACACGGGGGAGAGGCCCCACCGCTGCTCCTGGTGCTCCAAGAGCTTTACCCAGAGAGGCAACCTGAGACGGCACCTGAG GATCCACACCGGTGAGAGACCCTACAGCTGCCCCTACTGCCACAGGACCTTCAGCGACGGAGACACCATGAAGAAGCACAAACGGACTCACTCTGGGGAGAAACCCTATCGCTGTGTCCAGTGTCCCAAGAGTTTCACTGTGGCCAGCGGCCTGCGGgtacacctgaacacacacctgACAGATGCAGGGCAGCTCATCACATGA